The Pongo pygmaeus isolate AG05252 chromosome 18, NHGRI_mPonPyg2-v2.0_pri, whole genome shotgun sequence DNA window TATAGGGAGCGGGACGGAAACCCTCACCTTGTACTTGTCGTAGATGGCTGCCCGCCGCTCAGGGTCCTCGGGGTGCAGCTGGGGGTCCTGCCGGGCAAGCCGCAGCAGCATTCCTCGCTTCAGGTCCATCCCAAACTTGGAGCACAGGTCCTCCTTCGGGGTCTGGCAGAAGGCTCACATGGGGCCAGGTGCTGGTGGCAGGGCCCCGCTTACCCTTCCAGCCAACCCACCTGGCTCCTCTCTAGCCGCTGGTGGTCCCAGGACAGGACAGAGAAGGCCCAGGTGGGGCCACGTCAGCACCCCAGCACGGGGGGTGGGATCAGGACAGAAGCAAGTCCAAGAGCAGGGAAAGGGGCGGCTATGCTCGCTCAGGCCCCATGGGCAAGTCAGCCACCCACAGAGCGACAGCCTCTCGTGCAGGCAGGAAATGCCACTGGCGCTGGCCAGAAAGGGGCATGGCCCCACTCACGCTTTCCCAGTGACCCTCCTGTGCAGATGCCAGCGTGCCCCAGTGTGATGCTGACCTGGGGCTCCCTTGAGTCTGACTGGCCCATCCCAGACCCTGCTGTGCACTGACTCGCCCCACCCTGCTTGCCTTGAGGATGTAAAAGTCGAGCCCGTAAGCCTCATCGATGAGGTCCAGGGTCCGCATGGTGACAGTCACTGTGAACTTCTTGTCCAGGATCTCACTGTAGAGCTCTCGCTCAAACAGCTGTGGCTTCCACACCTTCTTCAGCCTCTTGGAGAGCTGAGGGTGCAACAGAGCCTCCATGAGTACTGCTGCTTTCTTCTACAGACCAAGAGGGGCCCAGGGCAACTGCCCtcaccgccccccaccccccgggAGGCTCCATCACAGAACCATTGCTGTCAGACTGGGGACTTGGAGCTGAGTGGGCCGGCCCCCAGCCCAGTGCCACCCCAGCCCGACCCGGGTCCTGGCTGTGTACCCAGAAGTCAGCTGCTCCCCAGCAAGCTGGGCGTTCCCGCCCTTGTCACATGGTTGCTGCATGTGTTTCAGAAACATGTGCGACCCCACAGTTCACAGGGCGTCACATTCCAACCTGGAGGTGACACAAGTCTCCCCAGAGGCTTCAGCAGTCCCGCCAGGAAGGCCACCACAAGCAGCCTCGAAGCTCTGCTCGCCTCCCCCACCTGCTCTGCTCATCACACAGGCCTCCTCCCCATCCTAACTTTACCTCGACTCCCCACAGCCTCTGGTTGCTCCCCCGGCCTGaatcaccccacctcacccctaaTTTATCAGTCCTGTTTGCCAGAACTGCGGTTCTTTGCTCAGCGTGCTCCTTTGCCGGAGCTGTGTCTCCTGCAGGCTGTAATCCCCAGGGCCCACCCACGTCTCTCCAGGTACCCGGGGCGTCCGGCACAGAGCCGGCACAGCCAAGCCCTGAGAGGAGCCCCTGAAGCCCGCCTGCCGACCCACCTTGTCGTTGTTGGCATATATTTGGCCCCGGATCCAGCCCTCGCCGCCCCACAACCCCCGCTGGGACTCGGGGGGAAAGTAGATGGGGATGGGCACGTCCTCCACACGCTCCCGCTGCCCGTTCTTGGGGTTGATCTTGAACTTGGCCCCGTGAGGCCTATAGTGCACGGGAGTGGGCGTCCGCTCCTCCTCCAGGGAGCGCAGGTAGTGGCCGGGCAGGCGGGAACAGATGCCCTCCCGTAGCTGCAACCGCTTCCAGAGCCACACGGGATACTTGTGTAGAGGCATCGCGAGCCTGGCGGAAGGTGGGGGCTCGCAGTCACCGCAGCCTGGCCCGGCCCCCGGCTCTCACCCCCTACCCCGGCCCCCGGCCCTCACCCCCTACCCCGGCCCCCGGCCCTCACCCCCTACCCCGGCCCCCGGCCCTCACCCCCTACCCCGGCCCCCGGCCCTCACCCCCTACCCCGGCCCCCGGCCCTCACCCCCTACCCCGGCCCCCGGCCCTCACCCCCTACCCCGGCCCCCGGCCCTCACCCCCTACCCCGGCCCCCGGCTCTCACCCCCTACCCCGGCCCCCGGCCCTCACCCCCTACCCCGGCCCCCGGCCCTCACCCCCTACCCCGGCCCCCGGCCCTCACCCCCTACCCCGGCCCCCGGCCCTCACCCCCTACCCCGGCCCCCGGCTCTCACCCCCTACCCCGGCCCCCGGCTCTCACCCCCTACCCCGGCCCCCGGCTCTCACCTCCTACCCCGGCCCCCGGCTCTCACCTCCTACCCCTGCCTCCGCTCTCACCTCCTACCCCCTACCCCGGCCCCCGGTTCTCACTCCGGCCCCTGTCCCGTACCCACCTGCCCCTCCCCTTCTGCCCCGGCGCCCCCCCACATCCCACCTGCCCGCGCCCACCTGTCGGGGAGCTGAACCCAGAGCCCACCGGAACCGGAAGTCGATGTGTCGCGCCTGGGCCTCCTTCCACCGCTGACTGGCTGCAAAAGCCATCCGTCTACCCCCTCGTCCCGCCCCCGCTTCCGCCTTTAGGGACCGTAAAAAACACCCCGcagacagcagcagcagctcaaGGCACCGTTGGCTATGTGCGGCCCCGGCGTTTCCGCGAAGGGCGGCACGGGCGGGGCGGTGCTTGTTCTCCCGGGCCCCACTTACCCTACCCGGGAAGGAGcgcagaaaaaatgtaaaaactcgTTTAGTTTGAAAAATCACTGTAGAATATTAAATTCACCAATCACAGATAAATCAGATCTACATAAAAATATGTCTTAACGtcttagaattttcttttacTCCAAAAAAATCCCATATATACATGTTTCTCCTTTATAAACTTAGAGATTGCTTTGGTGGTCAAGCGCAGGGCGGCTGGGGGAGGTAAGACCTTCAGGAAGGCCATATCCCGGACAAGACCCAGAAGGGAAGCCCCCAGAGCCAAGGGAAGGAGGGCCCCACCCGGGTCTCAGCCACCCACTTCTCCAGGGCGGATCCcggacactcacaggcctcagggaGGGGCCAGGTGCTGCTCCTGGTCATGGCTTCCCCCACAAGGCTTGCATGAGGAGCAGAGACAGTCCAGTCTCCTGAACACCCACAGGGCACAGAGACAGCCCAGTGCAGGGGGCAGACACCACCGCAGCTCCTGGGACCAAGAGGAAGCTCCCAAAAGGGGGCCCAGGAATGCTGGGGTGGGTGGACAGGGCTGCGTAGGGGTTCCTTGTGGGCCAAACCCTCAGAGCAGCAGAGCACCGCAGTCCAAGGAAGCTCTTCTCATGACCTAAGGCTCCAGAGCCAGGAAAAAGGGAAGGGCGGGGCTGGAGCCTGCATCCCCAGTGCCCATCAGCTCTGGGGGAAACCTCGGTCTCCCGTCCCTATGATGACCACAGCAGCAGAGGGGGATCCTCCATGCCCCAGGCAGGCTGGCATCAGGGCCACACAGGGGCCAGGAGCGGGGGTCTCGGAGTCCACGGCTCCCAGCCCCAGTGGTGGGCTCAGGGCTCCTGGGCGCCATGAGTCTCACCACAGCCTCGCCAGGGAACAGGACCATAGGGAGTC harbors:
- the MRPL28 gene encoding large ribosomal subunit protein bL28m, with the translated sequence MPLHKYPVWLWKRLQLREGICSRLPGHYLRSLEEERTPTPVHYRPHGAKFKINPKNGQRERVEDVPIPIYFPPESQRGLWGGEGWIRGQIYANNDKLSKRLKKVWKPQLFERELYSEILDKKFTVTVTMRTLDLIDEAYGLDFYILKTPKEDLCSKFGMDLKRGMLLRLARQDPQLHPEDPERRAAIYDKYKEFAIPEEEAEWVGLTLEEAIEKQRLLEEKDPVPLFKIYVAELIQQLQQQALSEPAVVQKRASGQ